One region of Flavobacterium sp. KACC 22763 genomic DNA includes:
- a CDS encoding APC family permease — MSIWRVKPISAFEADMKKSDLKRVLGKWSLTAIGVGAIIGGGIFVLTGTGAYYHAGPALAISFIIAGIACVFAALCYSEFASILPVEGSAYAYAYGTIGEVFAWIIGWGLILEYAMGSMTVAVSWSGYFNKLLKLFHIKLPDWLTTDPASYTGEGFSMNLPAFLIVLLVISLLIKGTKSAAKANNAIVILKVSAVIFVIIAGLFFINTANWSPFIPEATQIIEKETTHNAYGIGGIISGAAAIFFAYVGFDAVSTQAGEAINPKKDVPFAIIASLLICTTLYILVSLVLTGMMNYQDFNPLGKYPEAIKAPVAYAFDIAGQGWAGFIITVAATIGLVSVLMVMIMGQSRIFLGMSKDGLIPSVFSKVNPISGTPKTNLMILGIIIATVAAFTPINKLADMTSFGTLFAFTMVCIAVWILRVKQPGLTRTFKVPALPVIAVLGIAINSYLIFNLSKDAQLLSFGWLILGIIVYFGYSKKRSRLNNTDADVE, encoded by the coding sequence ATGTCAATTTGGAGAGTTAAACCTATATCAGCCTTTGAGGCCGATATGAAAAAGAGTGATTTAAAGAGAGTCCTAGGTAAATGGAGTCTTACTGCGATTGGTGTTGGTGCCATTATCGGCGGTGGAATTTTTGTACTTACAGGTACTGGGGCTTATTATCATGCAGGTCCAGCATTAGCAATTTCGTTTATCATCGCAGGTATTGCTTGTGTTTTTGCGGCTCTTTGCTATTCTGAATTTGCTTCTATTTTACCTGTTGAAGGGTCTGCTTATGCATACGCTTACGGTACAATTGGAGAAGTTTTTGCCTGGATTATTGGATGGGGATTAATTCTCGAATATGCAATGGGATCTATGACTGTAGCAGTTTCGTGGTCCGGTTACTTCAACAAACTATTGAAATTATTTCATATAAAACTTCCTGATTGGCTTACAACAGATCCTGCAAGTTATACTGGAGAAGGTTTCTCTATGAATCTTCCTGCTTTCTTGATCGTTCTTTTAGTTATTTCATTGCTTATCAAAGGAACAAAAAGCGCTGCTAAAGCAAATAACGCAATTGTTATTCTTAAAGTATCTGCTGTAATCTTTGTAATTATTGCTGGTCTTTTCTTTATTAATACAGCAAACTGGAGTCCGTTTATTCCTGAAGCAACTCAGATTATTGAGAAAGAAACTACTCACAATGCTTACGGAATTGGAGGTATTATCTCTGGAGCCGCAGCTATTTTCTTTGCTTATGTTGGTTTTGATGCCGTTTCTACACAAGCTGGAGAAGCTATTAATCCTAAAAAAGACGTTCCGTTTGCAATTATCGCTTCTTTATTAATTTGTACTACTCTATATATTCTTGTTTCTTTAGTATTAACAGGAATGATGAACTACCAAGATTTTAACCCACTAGGAAAATACCCTGAAGCTATTAAAGCTCCTGTTGCTTATGCATTTGATATTGCTGGACAAGGATGGGCTGGTTTCATTATTACAGTTGCTGCTACAATTGGTCTAGTTTCTGTATTAATGGTAATGATTATGGGACAATCTCGAATTTTCCTTGGAATGTCTAAAGATGGTTTAATTCCTTCTGTTTTCTCTAAAGTAAACCCAATTTCTGGAACTCCAAAAACAAACTTAATGATTCTTGGAATTATTATCGCAACTGTTGCTGCTTTTACACCAATCAACAAATTGGCTGACATGACAAGTTTCGGTACTTTGTTTGCCTTTACAATGGTTTGTATCGCTGTTTGGATTTTAAGAGTAAAACAACCAGGATTAACCAGAACATTTAAAGTTCCTGCTTTACCAGTTATAGCGGTATTAGGAATTGCAATCAATTCTTATTTAATTTTTAATTTAAGTAAAGATGCACAGTTATTATCTTTCGGATGGCTTATTCTTGGTATCATTGTATACTTTGGATATAGCAAGAAAAGATCTAGACTTAATAATACAGATGCGGATGTTGAATAA
- a CDS encoding ComEA family DNA-binding protein, whose amino-acid sequence MNFKSFNKYFYFTKQQRIGIFMLFIIMIGLQLFYFLSDFNISEAKSSEKEEWLALQSEIDQEKLANKNAKPINYPFNPNFISDYKGYKLGMSVEEIDRLVAFRKENKYVNSAEEFQKVTGVSDSLLNVISPLFKFPDWKQNKNNYSIEKKDFSIKSFPKKERIEILDINQATKEDLMKIYGIGEGLSARILNQKEILGSFVSMEQMKDIWGLSPEVINELNSHFKVVIPSTLKKINVNEASLKELSQFPYFKYGLAKQIVTYRSMNGNFNNIEDLAKIKDFPVEKAKIISLYLEF is encoded by the coding sequence ATGAATTTTAAGTCTTTTAATAAGTATTTCTATTTTACAAAACAGCAGCGAATAGGCATTTTTATGCTTTTCATCATAATGATAGGGTTACAGTTGTTTTATTTTTTATCTGATTTTAATATTTCAGAAGCTAAAAGCTCTGAAAAAGAAGAGTGGCTTGCGCTTCAGTCAGAAATTGATCAAGAGAAATTGGCCAATAAAAACGCAAAGCCAATTAATTATCCTTTCAATCCTAATTTTATTTCTGATTATAAAGGATATAAATTAGGAATGTCGGTTGAAGAAATTGATCGTTTAGTGGCATTTAGAAAAGAGAATAAATATGTGAACTCAGCAGAGGAATTTCAAAAAGTTACGGGAGTTTCAGATTCTCTATTAAATGTAATTTCTCCTTTATTTAAATTTCCAGATTGGAAACAGAATAAAAATAATTATAGCATTGAGAAAAAAGATTTTAGTATAAAAAGTTTTCCAAAAAAAGAAAGGATTGAAATATTAGATATCAATCAAGCTACTAAAGAAGATTTAATGAAAATCTACGGAATAGGAGAAGGACTTTCAGCTAGAATATTAAACCAGAAAGAAATCTTAGGCTCTTTTGTGTCAATGGAGCAAATGAAAGATATTTGGGGGCTTTCTCCAGAAGTTATAAATGAATTGAATAGCCATTTTAAGGTTGTGATTCCTTCAACATTGAAGAAAATAAATGTAAACGAGGCGTCATTAAAAGAATTATCTCAATTTCCGTACTTTAAGTATGGACTCGCAAAACAAATTGTAACGTACAGAAGTATGAACGGAAATTTTAATAATATTGAGGATTTAGCAAAAATTAAAGATTTTCCTGTTGAAAAAGCAAAAATAATTAGTTTATATTTGGAGTTCTAA
- a CDS encoding acyl-CoA dehydrogenase family protein: MNFDYNETQLMIAQSIKDFAEKNIRPYIMEWDEAQIFPIQLFKQLGEMGFMGVLVPEEYGGSGLGYHEYITVIEEISKVDPSIGLSVAAHNSLCTNHILTFGNEEQKKKWLPKLATAEYIGAWGLTEHNTGSDAGGMNTTAVKDGDHWIVNGAKNFITHGISGDVAVVIVRTGEKGDSKGMTAFVFEKGMKGFSSGKKENKLGMRASETAELVFDGCRVPDANRLGEVGEGFVQAMKILDGGRISIGALSLGIAKGAYEAALKYSKERHQFGQPISNFQGISFKLADMATEIEASELLLHKAAFLKQQHKPVTTSGAMAKMYASEACVKIANDAVQIHGGYGYTKDFPVEKFYRDSKLCTIGEGTTEIQKLVISRNLLKE, encoded by the coding sequence ATGAACTTTGATTACAACGAAACACAATTAATGATTGCGCAGTCTATAAAAGACTTTGCAGAAAAAAATATTAGACCTTATATAATGGAGTGGGATGAGGCTCAAATTTTCCCAATACAATTATTTAAGCAACTTGGCGAAATGGGCTTCATGGGAGTTTTGGTTCCAGAAGAATACGGAGGGTCAGGTTTAGGTTATCATGAGTATATTACGGTAATTGAGGAAATCTCAAAAGTAGATCCTTCAATTGGATTGTCAGTCGCAGCACACAATTCTTTATGTACAAATCATATCTTGACTTTTGGAAATGAAGAGCAAAAGAAAAAATGGCTGCCAAAATTAGCTACAGCAGAATATATAGGTGCATGGGGATTAACAGAGCATAATACAGGTTCTGATGCTGGCGGAATGAATACAACTGCAGTAAAGGATGGTGACCATTGGATTGTAAATGGCGCGAAAAACTTTATTACGCACGGTATATCTGGAGATGTTGCCGTTGTGATTGTTCGTACAGGAGAAAAAGGCGATTCTAAAGGAATGACGGCTTTTGTGTTTGAAAAAGGCATGAAAGGTTTTTCATCTGGTAAAAAAGAAAATAAATTAGGAATGAGGGCAAGCGAAACAGCCGAATTGGTTTTTGATGGCTGTCGTGTTCCTGATGCAAATAGATTAGGAGAAGTTGGTGAAGGTTTTGTTCAGGCTATGAAAATTCTTGACGGAGGAAGAATCTCTATCGGAGCTCTATCTTTAGGAATTGCAAAAGGAGCTTATGAAGCGGCATTGAAGTATTCAAAAGAAAGACATCAGTTTGGTCAGCCTATTAGTAATTTCCAAGGCATCTCTTTTAAGTTGGCTGATATGGCAACAGAAATCGAAGCTTCAGAATTGTTACTTCATAAAGCTGCATTCTTAAAACAACAGCATAAGCCTGTAACAACATCAGGCGCAATGGCAAAAATGTATGCCTCTGAGGCATGCGTGAAAATTGCAAATGATGCGGTTCAAATTCACGGTGGTTATGGTTATACCAAAGACTTTCCGGTAGAAAAATTCTATAGAGATTCTAAATTGTGTACTATAGGAGAAGGAACAACCGAAATTCAAAAACTTGTTATTTCTAGAAATTTGCTTAAAGAATAA
- the rpsU gene encoding 30S ribosomal protein S21 has translation MLIIPIKDGENIDRALKRYKRKFDKTGTVRQLRARTAFIKPSVIKRAQIQKAAYIQGLKDSLES, from the coding sequence ATGTTAATTATACCAATTAAAGACGGAGAAAATATCGATAGAGCATTAAAGCGCTATAAAAGAAAATTTGATAAAACAGGAACTGTTCGTCAATTAAGAGCACGTACTGCTTTTATTAAGCCTTCTGTTATCAAAAGAGCTCAGATCCAAAAAGCGGCTTACATTCAAGGCTTGAAAGATAGTTTAGAAAGTTAA
- a CDS encoding tyrosine-type recombinase/integrase has protein sequence MKTNKEAFSDYLLLEKKYSSHTVGAYLNDITAFESFVKESFDQESIDLVNYSQVRSWIVFLVDQDISNVSINRKMASLKAFYRFLLKSKQIELNPMLKHKSLKTPKVVQVPFSEKELKDLLDVMEAPVGFEEIRDKLIVEMFYVTGMRRAELIHLMIRNVDRSGNMIKVLGKRNKERIIPILLIIADQIDLYIKERGALESLVDSDYFFVSKKGLKLSESFVYRLINSYFSRVSEKVKKSPHVLRHTFATHLLNNGADLNSVKELLGHSSLASTQVYTHNSLAELKKVYKGAHPRNK, from the coding sequence ATGAAAACGAATAAAGAAGCTTTTTCGGATTATCTTTTGTTGGAAAAAAAATACTCTTCGCATACTGTTGGTGCTTACTTGAATGATATAACGGCTTTTGAGTCTTTTGTGAAGGAGTCTTTTGATCAAGAAAGTATTGATTTGGTGAATTATAGTCAAGTAAGAAGTTGGATTGTTTTTTTGGTGGATCAGGATATTTCAAATGTTTCGATTAATAGAAAGATGGCTTCTTTGAAAGCTTTTTATAGGTTTCTTTTAAAGTCAAAGCAGATTGAACTTAATCCGATGTTGAAGCATAAGTCTTTGAAAACTCCGAAAGTGGTTCAGGTTCCTTTTTCGGAAAAAGAATTAAAAGATTTGTTGGATGTGATGGAGGCTCCTGTTGGTTTTGAGGAAATCCGGGACAAGCTTATTGTGGAGATGTTTTATGTTACAGGAATGCGTCGTGCTGAATTGATCCATTTAATGATTAGAAATGTTGATCGTTCAGGTAATATGATTAAAGTTTTGGGAAAAAGAAACAAGGAGCGTATTATTCCGATTTTGCTAATTATTGCGGATCAAATTGATTTGTATATAAAGGAAAGGGGGGCTTTGGAAAGTTTGGTTGATTCGGACTATTTTTTTGTTTCGAAAAAAGGGTTAAAATTGAGCGAATCTTTTGTTTATCGTTTAATAAATTCATACTTTAGTAGGGTCTCAGAAAAGGTGAAAAAAAGTCCGCATGTGCTTCGCCATACTTTTGCAACACATCTTTTAAATAATGGGGCAGATTTGAATTCAGTTAAAGAATTGCTAGGGCATTCTAGTTTGGCATCTACACAAGTTTATACTCATAATAGTCTTGCGGAGCTTAAAAAAGTATATAAGGGTGCGCATCCGAGAAATAAATAG
- the hpf gene encoding ribosome hibernation-promoting factor, HPF/YfiA family, which translates to MKVDVHAVNFTVDRKLVDFIQERMGKLEKYYDRVVSSDVFLKVERTSDKENKVVEIKINVPGDDFLVKKQCKTFEEAVELSAESLERLLVKRKEKIRAHI; encoded by the coding sequence ATGAAGGTAGATGTTCATGCAGTTAATTTTACTGTCGACAGAAAATTGGTCGATTTTATCCAAGAAAGAATGGGTAAGCTAGAGAAATACTACGATCGTGTGGTTTCATCAGATGTTTTTTTAAAAGTGGAAAGAACAAGTGATAAAGAAAATAAGGTGGTGGAGATAAAGATTAATGTTCCTGGTGATGATTTTTTGGTAAAAAAACAATGTAAAACATTTGAAGAAGCGGTTGAGCTTTCTGCAGAGTCGTTAGAACGTTTGCTTGTAAAAAGGAAGGAAAAAATTAGAGCGCACATTTAA
- the tuf gene encoding elongation factor Tu, translating into MAKENFNRSKPHLNIGTIGHVDHGKTTLTAAITKVLSDAGYCQAKSFDQIDNAPEEKERGITINTSHVEYETANRHYAHVDCPGHADYVKNMVTGAAQMDGAILVVAATDGPMPQTREHILLGRQVGIPRIVVFMNKVDMVDDAELLELVEMEIRDLLSFYEYDGDNGPVVQGSALGGLNNDPNWVPKIIELMEAVDNWIEEPVRDVAKPFLMPVEDVFTITGRGTVATGRIETGVANTGDPVEIIGMGAEKLTSTITGVEMFRKILDRGEAGDNVGLLLRGIDKADIKRGMVIIKPGSVKPHAKFKAEVYILKKEEGGRHTPFHNNYRPQFYVRTTDVTGVITLPAGVEMVMPGDNLTIEVALLSPIAMNVGLRFAIREGGRTVGAGQVTEIVE; encoded by the coding sequence ATGGCAAAGGAGAATTTTAATCGTTCCAAACCGCACTTAAACATAGGTACAATTGGACACGTAGATCACGGAAAAACTACATTAACTGCTGCAATTACAAAAGTATTGTCAGATGCTGGTTACTGTCAAGCAAAATCGTTTGATCAAATCGATAACGCTCCAGAGGAGAAAGAAAGAGGTATTACTATCAATACGTCTCACGTAGAGTACGAAACAGCTAACCGTCACTACGCTCACGTTGACTGTCCAGGTCACGCGGATTACGTAAAGAACATGGTTACTGGAGCTGCTCAAATGGACGGAGCTATCTTAGTAGTTGCTGCTACAGATGGTCCAATGCCACAAACTCGTGAGCACATCCTTTTAGGTCGTCAGGTTGGTATTCCAAGAATCGTTGTTTTCATGAACAAAGTGGATATGGTTGATGATGCTGAGTTGTTAGAGCTTGTTGAAATGGAAATTAGAGATTTATTATCTTTCTACGAATATGATGGAGATAATGGTCCTGTAGTTCAAGGTTCTGCTTTAGGAGGATTAAACAATGATCCAAACTGGGTACCTAAAATTATCGAATTAATGGAAGCTGTTGACAACTGGATCGAAGAGCCAGTGCGTGACGTTGCTAAACCATTCTTGATGCCAGTTGAGGACGTATTTACAATTACAGGTCGTGGAACTGTTGCTACAGGTCGTATCGAAACTGGAGTTGCTAACACTGGAGATCCTGTTGAAATCATTGGTATGGGAGCTGAGAAATTAACTTCTACTATTACAGGAGTTGAGATGTTCCGTAAAATCCTTGATAGAGGTGAAGCTGGAGATAACGTAGGTTTATTGTTAAGAGGTATTGATAAAGCTGATATCAAAAGAGGTATGGTTATTATTAAGCCAGGTTCAGTAAAACCACACGCTAAATTCAAAGCTGAGGTTTATATCTTGAAAAAAGAAGAAGGTGGACGTCACACTCCATTCCACAATAACTACCGTCCACAGTTCTACGTACGTACAACTGACGTAACAGGAGTTATTACTTTACCAGCAGGTGTAGAGATGGTAATGCCAGGTGATAACTTAACTATTGAGGTTGCTTTATTAAGCCCAATCGCTATGAACGTAGGTTTACGTTTCGCTATCCGTGAAGGTGGTAGAACAGTTGGTGCTGGTCAGGTTACTGAAATCGTAGAGTAA
- the secE gene encoding preprotein translocase subunit SecE, with protein MTKVTNYLSEAFEELKSNVTWPAWAEVQKLTIVVAVFSILFALATWGVDEFFAKALAGFFNWLKG; from the coding sequence ATGACAAAAGTTACTAATTATTTATCAGAGGCTTTCGAAGAGTTAAAGTCAAATGTTACTTGGCCAGCTTGGGCTGAAGTTCAAAAATTGACAATTGTTGTGGCTGTATTTTCGATTTTATTCGCTTTGGCAACATGGGGAGTAGACGAATTTTTTGCAAAAGCTTTGGCTGGATTTTTTAACTGGTTAAAAGGATAA
- the nusG gene encoding transcription termination/antitermination protein NusG, with amino-acid sequence MADNNVKKWYVVRAVSGQENKVKAYIETEIARLGMEDYVSQVLVPTEKVVTVKDGKKSSKDKVYFPGYVMIEANLVGEIPHIIKSITSVIGFLGETKGGEPVPLRLSEVNRMLGKVDELAVNTDTRSIPFSVGETVKVIDGPFNGFNGSVEKINEEKRKLEVMVKIFGRKTPLELSFMQVEKV; translated from the coding sequence ATGGCAGATAATAATGTGAAAAAATGGTACGTAGTTAGAGCGGTTAGTGGTCAAGAGAATAAAGTGAAAGCTTATATCGAGACTGAGATTGCGAGATTAGGTATGGAGGATTATGTTTCTCAGGTTTTGGTTCCTACTGAAAAAGTAGTTACTGTAAAAGATGGGAAAAAATCATCTAAGGATAAAGTTTACTTTCCTGGATATGTTATGATTGAAGCTAACTTAGTTGGTGAAATCCCTCATATTATTAAGTCAATTACTAGTGTTATTGGATTTTTGGGAGAAACTAAAGGTGGAGAACCTGTTCCTTTAAGACTTTCTGAAGTAAACCGTATGTTAGGTAAAGTAGATGAGTTGGCTGTAAATACAGACACTCGTTCTATTCCATTTAGTGTTGGAGAAACGGTTAAGGTTATTGATGGACCTTTCAATGGATTTAATGGATCTGTTGAGAAAATCAATGAAGAAAAGCGTAAGCTTGAGGTAATGGTTAAGATTTTCGGAAGAAAAACTCCATTGGAATTAAGTTTTATGCAAGTAGAAAAAGTATAA
- the rplK gene encoding 50S ribosomal protein L11 encodes MAKEISKVVKLQVKGGAANPSPPVGPALGAAGVNIMEFCKQFNARTQDKPGKICPVQITVYKDKSFDFVVKTPPAAVQLMEAAKLKSGSGEPNRKKVASVTWEQIRTIAEDKMPDLNAFTIEKAMSMVAGTARSMGITVSGDAPF; translated from the coding sequence ATGGCTAAAGAAATTAGTAAGGTAGTTAAACTACAAGTTAAGGGAGGTGCTGCGAACCCGTCGCCACCGGTTGGACCTGCTTTAGGAGCTGCTGGGGTTAACATCATGGAGTTTTGTAAGCAATTTAATGCTAGAACTCAAGATAAACCTGGCAAAATTTGTCCAGTGCAAATCACTGTGTACAAAGACAAATCATTTGATTTTGTTGTTAAGACTCCTCCAGCAGCAGTTCAGTTAATGGAAGCTGCAAAGCTAAAATCTGGTTCTGGTGAGCCTAATCGTAAAAAAGTAGCTAGCGTTACTTGGGAACAAATTAGAACTATTGCTGAAGACAAAATGCCAGACTTAAACGCTTTCACAATTGAGAAAGCTATGAGTATGGTTGCTGGAACAGCTAGATCTATGGGTATAACTGTATCAGGAGATGCTCCTTTTTAA
- the rplA gene encoding 50S ribosomal protein L1, translating into MAKLTKKQKEAASKIEKNKLYSLKDAAALIKVVASAKFDESVDIVVRLGVDPRKANQMVRGVVTLPHGTGKDVKVLALVTPDKEAEAREAGADHVGLDDYLQKIKDGWTDVDVIITMPAVMGKLGPLGRILGPRGLMPNPKTGTVTMDVAKAVQEVKAGKIDFKVDKTGIVHAGIGKVSFGAEQIVDNAHEIIQTLIKLKPTAAKGTYIKGIHLTSTMSPAIALDPKAV; encoded by the coding sequence ATGGCAAAATTAACAAAAAAGCAAAAAGAGGCTGCTTCAAAAATTGAAAAGAACAAATTATACTCTTTAAAAGATGCTGCTGCATTAATTAAAGTTGTTGCTTCTGCAAAATTTGATGAGTCTGTTGATATCGTAGTTCGTTTGGGTGTTGATCCAAGAAAAGCGAATCAAATGGTAAGAGGTGTGGTAACTTTACCTCACGGAACAGGAAAAGACGTTAAAGTATTAGCGTTGGTTACTCCAGATAAAGAGGCTGAAGCAAGAGAGGCTGGAGCAGATCACGTTGGTCTTGATGATTACTTACAAAAAATTAAAGACGGTTGGACAGATGTTGATGTTATCATCACTATGCCTGCTGTAATGGGTAAATTAGGTCCATTAGGTCGTATTTTAGGACCTAGAGGTTTAATGCCAAACCCTAAAACAGGTACTGTAACTATGGATGTTGCAAAAGCTGTTCAAGAGGTTAAAGCTGGTAAAATTGACTTTAAAGTTGATAAAACTGGTATCGTACACGCAGGAATCGGTAAAGTTTCTTTTGGAGCTGAGCAGATTGTTGACAACGCACACGAAATTATTCAAACATTAATAAAACTTAAACCAACTGCTGCTAAAGGTACATACATCAAAGGTATTCACCTTACAAGCACAATGAGTCCTGCTATCGCATTAGACCCAAAAGCAGTATAA
- the rplJ gene encoding 50S ribosomal protein L10, translating to MTREEKSIAIENLTAQLAGTNIIYVSDISGLNAETTSNLRRACFKAGIKLEVVKNTLLAKAMEASSNDYGDLPTVLSGNSAIFISDVANAPGKIIKDFRKKSDKPVLKGAYINSEVYIGDNQLDALATIKSKEELIGEIIGLLQSPAQRIISALQNKFAGSEEEGAE from the coding sequence ATGACTAGAGAAGAAAAATCAATCGCGATTGAAAATTTAACTGCGCAGTTAGCTGGTACAAATATCATTTATGTATCTGATATTTCTGGTTTAAACGCAGAGACAACTTCAAACTTACGTAGAGCTTGTTTTAAAGCAGGTATCAAATTAGAGGTTGTAAAGAACACTTTGCTTGCAAAAGCAATGGAAGCTTCTTCTAATGATTATGGTGATTTACCTACAGTTTTAAGTGGTAACAGTGCTATCTTTATTTCTGATGTTGCTAACGCACCTGGAAAAATTATCAAAGATTTCCGTAAGAAATCTGATAAACCAGTTTTAAAAGGAGCTTACATCAACTCTGAAGTATATATTGGGGACAACCAATTAGATGCATTAGCTACTATTAAATCTAAAGAAGAGCTTATTGGAGAAATCATTGGATTATTACAATCTCCAGCTCAAAGAATTATTTCTGCTTTACAAAACAAATTCGCTGGAAGCGAAGAAGAAGGAGCAGAGTAA
- the rplL gene encoding 50S ribosomal protein L7/L12: MADLKQFAEQLVNLTVKEVNELATILKDEYGIEPAAAAVVVAAGGGDGAAEEAQTEFTVVLKDAGASKLAVVKLVKELTGLGLKEAKDVVDGAPSNVKEGVSKEEAEGLKKSLEEAGATVELK; this comes from the coding sequence ATGGCAGATTTGAAACAATTCGCAGAACAATTAGTTAACTTAACAGTTAAAGAAGTTAACGAATTAGCAACAATATTAAAAGATGAGTACGGAATCGAGCCTGCTGCTGCTGCTGTAGTAGTTGCTGCTGGTGGAGGAGACGGTGCTGCTGAAGAAGCACAAACTGAATTTACAGTTGTATTGAAAGATGCAGGAGCTTCTAAATTAGCTGTTGTAAAATTAGTTAAAGAATTAACTGGTTTAGGTCTTAAAGAAGCTAAAGATGTAGTTGACGGTGCACCAAGCAACGTTAAAGAAGGTGTTTCTAAAGAAGAGGCTGAAGGTCTTAAAAAATCTTTAGAAGAGGCTGGAGCTACTGTTGAGCTTAAATAA